The Juglans regia cultivar Chandler chromosome 11, Walnut 2.0, whole genome shotgun sequence genome contains the following window.
AAGGATCTCATATATTGATGTGGCACACTATCATTATGTCAcgtgtcttttttttctttttcttttttttctccctctcttttctcccccctCCCTCGTGCCTCTCACCTCCTCCCCCTTTTTCAACCCCTCCCCACCCCCTCAGCTTCAATGCCCACAATCTTCGTCGCCCACCATCCTCTCTGTCATCTAGCACAAACTCACAATCAAACCACAATCTattcaaaattacaatgaaaCTCACTCTCAAACCTATTGCCCACCATCCTATCCATCGCCCACCACAAACTCACAATCAAACCACAATTCattcaaaattacaatgaaaCTCACTCTCAAACCCACTGCCCACCATCCTATTTATCACCCACCACAAACCCACAATCCGTCGTTAGTGGTATTGGGTTGATGCAAGAAAGACGTCAGCGGCGGCATTGAGCATCGTGAGGGTCACGATTAGGGGCTGGCAGTGAGGAGAGTGGCGGAGAGGTGTCGCTGTaagggaaagggggaggaggagagaggcatggggagaaagggagagggaaaagaaaaatagaggagatgtcaggaaaaaaaaaaaaacgtggcACACTATTTGAGATCATTTTGTATCTATagtgtttttctatataatattccttgttggcCTAACATGCAAAATGCATGGCTGATATATACGTacgtttatttgttttttattttttattttagtactaCGATGATTTCACATGGAATtgttcattaattaattatcccctacaaacaaacaaataattcctagtattataaaaaatagtccAAATTaaagcatattatataaaatggtctttttttttttgaaataataatccTGTTGAAAATCACCAACGGTTATTCAGCACGTATCATTGGGTAGGTCACAtgaattattttagtatttatatcgataattttataatgttgacTTCTAAAGGACCACATGAGTAGTATTATTTCCAATAACGTTAGCGGTCTATTTCGCAATTACATATCATAATTATCGTTTGACCAACAAGCTGTCCTACTACAAGCTGCTGGGTCCTGTCATATAAATATTGTGATAAACACAAGTAGAGTTCCTTCCACTTGAGAAGGTACTCAGTAACCACGAAACAAGACCCAAACAAGAAATCTCAAGAATCGTAGATCAACAGCACGAATATTAACaagaacaagtaaaaataacaagaaaagtaAAAGGATAAGAAATACAAACAGATATAACGTGGTTCGGCCCTAATGGCCTACATCCACGGCAGGAACAGCCTCAGAGATTCTTCTTTATTGAGCAATCTTCAAAAGCCAATGTATATACACAGATCAAGCCAATATTGAGCCAAAATACAAGCCTCAATACAGCTTATTTCTTCCCTCAGTAAAACCCTAGAATCCCTCACATATGTACaaagctctctctctgttctcttcGCAAACGGCAGAAAACAATAGCTCACACAATAATCCCGTAACCCTAACACGGCTaagaggcatatatatatacactgtaGAGATGACCGCACGTGTCCTTAATCCAGCGGCTGAAGAGCACAAGTCAGAAGGCCAAAAGGTTGCTCACGTGAGAATCACATGACCTCAACTCTGCATATCAATAAGTGCCGCTGCTTATCACCAAGGGTCCCACTCTTATAAATGCTGCATACACACGGTGTTAGAGAAAACAATATACAGAATGATGGGAGAAAATAGTTGACACAGAACTCACAATTCTCCACCTTGACAATATTAAAACCATCACTTCTATCCTACTCTCATATCGGCTGTTCCTGCAATGTCCCTCTATTAGGGATCCTTAACATTCTGCATGTTAATAAGGTTCAGACAGTGTCTGAACTTAGCTACTGGAAGGGACTTAGTCATCATGTCTGAGGGATTTTCCTCAGTTGGAATTTTCTCTACTCCAACTTCCTTAGACTCTATTACATCCCTTACAAAATGAAGCCTAATATCTATATGCTTAGTCCTTTCATGATATACTTGATTTTTGGCCAAGTATATGGAACTTTGGTTATCACAATGTACAGTAATATTTCCATTGAAAATCCCTAATTCTCGTGATATACCATTTAGCCATATGGCTTCCTTTATAGCTTCTGTCAAAGCTATATATTCAGCCTCGGTAGTAGACAAGGCCACAACAGATTGTAAGTTTGACTTCCAACTAATAGCCCCTCCATAAGCAGTAAAAACATATCCTGTTAAGGATTTCCTGGTATCCAAATTACCAGCATAATCAGCATCTACAAAACCCTCCAACTCACAACCCCTTTTAACATTTGAACCATATTTCAGGCCCAAATTTATAGTTCCAGAAATATACCTTAAGAGCCATTTAATAGCTTGCCAGTGAGCCTTACCAGGATTACCCATAAACCTACTGACAACACTGATAGCATAAGTAAGATCAGGTCTTGTGCATACCATAGCATACATCACACTTCCCACCATGCTAGCATAGGGAATTTGTTGCATGAATTTAATTTCAGATTCTGATTCTGGTGCCTGGCTAGAGGACAGCTTGTAATGCTGACCCAGAGGTGTGCTTGCAGGTTTGACTTGGTCCAAATCAAacctttttagaatttttaagagataatttttctgagatagGTACAAACATCCCTTTGACCTATCTCTAATAATATCCATTCCTAAAATTCTACTAGCAGGTCCTAGTTCCTTCATGTCAAATTCTGATTTCAACATACACTTAGCCTGTTTGATTAAAGCAGGGTCTTTACAAGCCACTAacatatcatctacataaagtAAAAGATATAGTAATGTTCCATTAACATCTTTATAGTAAACACAGCTGTCATAACAGCTccttttaaaatcattttcaagcATGTAATTATCAAATCTTTTATAACACTGTCTAGGAGATTGTTTTAgaccatataaagattttttaagtaaacaaaCTTGATTTGAGTTAATGTCTTTTATGAACCCCTCAGGGGGTTGCATGTAAATAACCTCTTCTAATTCTCCATGTAAAAAAGCAGTTTTTACATCCAGCTGTTCTAAGTGCAAATCATGATATGCAATGTGAGACAAAAGTAATCTAATGGAACTATGCTTAACCACAGGAGAgaatatctcattaaaatctattCCCTCTCTTTGAGTAAAGCCTTTAGCCACTAGCCTTGCCTTGAACCTAGTACCTTCTACCCCTGGTATGCCTTCCTTTCTTTTAAAGATCCACTTGGATCCCACTAGTCTAACCCCATTAGGTTTGGTAACTAGTtcccaagttttgtttttatttaaagactCCATTTCATCATGCATAACAAGTATCCACTTAGTGGCATCCTTGCTGGATATAGCCTCTTTATAAGTTCTTGGTTCTTGATAAACAACTTCATCTGCAACAGTCAAAGCAAAAGCTGTAAGCTCAGCTTGACCGTACCTAAGAGGTGGTTTTATAATCCTTTTCTTTCTGTCTCTTACTAAATTGTAAGAATCAGAACCTGGTTTATCTAATTCCTCTGAGTTTGAGTCCTCAGAGTTACTGTTTTGCCCAGTCTTAGGATCTATTGGGGTGTTTGCCCTCTCCACCTCAAATTGAACCTTTTCCCTAGTGATACTAGGTCTTTGGTTTACCTCTGACTTAGGTACCCTAGCCATTTCGGATTCATTAAAGACCACATCTCTGCTGATGATGCACTTATGTCTACCAGGTTCATCAAGCCACAATTTATACCCCTTCACACCCTCAGGATATCCCACAAAGATACACTTGAGAGCCCTAGGGTCTAACTTATCTGTTTTTGAGTGTGCATAAGCTGTACAACCAAAAATTCTAAGATAATCGTAGCTAGGTGGTTTACCAGTCCACATTTCTTGaggtgttttgaaatttatggcAGAGGAAGGACACTTATTAATTAAGTGTACTGCAGTGGCAGCAGCTTCTGCCCAGAAAGTTTTAGGTAACCCAGCATTAGATAACATGCATCTCACTCTCTCTAGAATAGTCCTATTCATTCTTTCAGCAAGACCATTCTGTTGGGGAGTTTCCCTCACAGTTTTGTGCCTTAAAATCCCCTCCTTTTGACAGAAAACATTAAACTCAGTTGACAGAAACTCTAGGCCATTATCAGTTCTTAAGACTTTAAGTTTCCTGTCAACCTGATTCTCAACTAAGGATTTCCAGTCCTTGAAGGTTTTAAAAGTGTCACTCTTGTGCTTGAGAATGTAAATCCATACCTTCCTAGAGTAGTCATCAATGATGGAGAGGAAATAATTCCCTCCACCATGAGAAGCTACTCTAGAAGGTCCCCAAAGGTCAGAGTGTACATAATCAAGGGGCTGTGTAGTCATATGAGTTGCCCTTTTAAAACTGATTATTTTAGCCTTTCCAAAAACACAGTCTTCACAGAAAGGTAAATTTTCCAGACTATCATCAGTTAACAAACTTTGTTTGTGTAATTCTGAAAGTCCTCTTTGACTAACATGCCCTAACTTCCTGTGCCAAAGCACAGCTTTATTTTCAATGGCATTCTGCACAGGGGATGCTTCCCCTACAGTGGTTTTTCCAATTAGAGTGTAAAGGCCATTTTTAATTACCCCTTTCATAATAGTGAGTGAACCTTTAGTAACTTTAAGGACCCCTGCTTCAGACTTAAAGGAATAACCTGAATTATCAAGTGTGCCAAGAGAAATCAAATTTCTCTTTAAGTCAGGTATAAATCTGACCTCCCTCAAAAGTCTCTCCATTCCATCATGTAATTTAAGTCTTATACACCTAATGCCCATGATTTTACAGGATTTATTATTCCCTAAAATTACATGTCCACCATCTAATTCAGAAAAGGTTTCAAACCAGTCCCTGTTGGGACACATGTGAAAAGAGCAATCAGAATCTAAAATCCACTCTTTTCCAGACCCTACCTCAGATACATTCAGTACCTCAGCACTTTCATACCCATCTAACACCACTGCTACATCTCCATCCTCTTTAATTTTGTTACCTGTCTGAGTTTTCCTATCAGGACAGTCTCTCTTGAAATGTCCTTCTTTATgacaaagaaaacattttaactGTTTTCCTTTTGACTTAGACCTtcctttcttaaaatctaatttgtttttcttgccTCTCTTTTCTGGTCTTCCTCTAACAGACAAACCCTCACCAAGATCTCTTTTGTTATCTTCTTGATTCTGTAATTCCCTAGCATGAAGAACAGACTGCACTTCATCTAGAGACAGGGTATCTCTACCATACATCATGGTCTCCTTTAGATTCTGATATGAAGAGTCCAAAGAACTCAGCAAGAGGATTGCTTGATCCTCATCCTCCACCTTAATGTCTATATTAGCTAGgtctaatataattttgttaaaggTATCTAGATGTTCCCCTATTTGAGTTCCAGGAGTCATCTTGAGAGTATATAACCTAGTTTTCTTACAAAGTCTGTTAGCCAGAGATTTTGTCATATAGAGATGTTCTAGCTTAAGCCAAATACCAGCAGCAGTTTCCTCACTTGCTACTTCCCTCAAAACTTTATCTCCTAAAGACAAAATAAGAACACTGTGGGCCTTTTGGAGAATGTCCTTATGGACTTCTCCCTTTCCTTCCTCTTTCGAGGAAAAACCCTTTTTATCAAAGGTGAGAGCATCTTGTAAGCCCTGTTGGACTAACAGAGCTCTCATCTTTATTCTCCATAACCCGAAGTCATTAAGCCCTGTAAATTTCTCAACATCAAATTTCGTGGTCCCCATAGAACCtaagctcttgataccaattgtgaTAAACACAAGCAGAGTTCCTTCCACTTGAGAAGGTACTCAGTAACCACGAAACAAGACCCAAACAAGAAATCTCAAGAATCGTAGATCAACAGCACGAATATTAACaagaacaagtaaaaataacaagaaaagtaAAAGGATAAGAAATACAAACAGATATAACGTGGTTCGGCCCTAATGGCCTACATCCACAGCAGGAACAGCCTCAGAGATTCTTCTTTATTGAGCAATCTTCAAAAGCCAATGTATATACACAGATCAAGCCAATACTGAGCCAAAATACAAGCCTCAATACAGCTTATTTCTTCCCTCAGTAAAACCCTAGAATCCCTCACATATGTACAAagctctctctctattctcttcGCAAACGGCAGAAAACAATAGCTCACACAATAATCCCGTAACCCTAACACGGCTaagaggcatatatatatacactgtaGAGATGACCGCACGTGTCCTTAATCCAGCGGCTGAAGAGCACAAGTCAGAAGAGCACAAGTCAGAAAGCCAAAAGGTTGCTCACGTGAGAATCACATGACCTCAACTCTGCATATCAATAAGTGCCGCTGCTTATCACCAAGGGTCCCACTCTTATAAATGCTGCATACACACGGTGTTAGAGAAAACAATATACAGAATGATGGGAGAAAATAGTTGACACAGAactcacaaatatatatatatatatatatataatatatggtacctataaaaacaataattagaGAAACGATATTCACAATTTTCTCATTACAAGAAGGCTGGCTAGTCACTCACGTACCTATATACGTAGCTAGCCCATAAAACTTGGAAAAGAACCCCTAACAAATATGATTTGAAAGCTCGTATTatgcatccatgcatgcatgctttcaaTTAATTAATCCCAATCACATTTGtccaacatataatatatatatatatatatatattttaacgaAAGAAGCAAGTGATCATTTTgccttattataatttattataacgtACGTATAGAGTgatattagattcaattttaaaatatataaattttgcatatttcttttaaaaaatagttatgctcaccaatataaaaattagttttttaaaaaaaatatatattcgtcatccattttctcatcatcccatgatgtaaTATTAGATAATATGTTCACAAGTGagatagaataaatattaaatagtctacaatcatctaatgacacatcataaaatgatgagagCACGATAAGAATTATGATGATTAGtaacattacattttttttttttttatacgcaAGTATCAAATTTGCTCACTTCTTTTAATTGAAGCGATTCTACGCACTAATACGcgcactcattcaatatgattgatcataaagtaaattttattgaaaacagtactaatttaaatttaaaatatgaagacaagaatattaatatacaaattaatacGTAAACTTATTTATACATGACAAAACTCACGTATGGGATTGGATGAGAGTGTTGTTAGCCGGTAGCAATCcctcaaatttctttttaattagaaTCATGTGTTGTTGGAAGATAGAAGAATCGAAATAAATTCCCATGAATGATTATTGTATTAATTGAACATGTAtatgtttcttgtttttttccggccattgatttaaatatattataatttacatgATGTCCACATGATGATCCTTATATTATTATGTGCCGCTAATTATAACTAATTAAAAAGGCATTAGATCAATTATATCTAAAATCTGATGATGGGATTTATTGGGTAGGAGGTTCCATCTAATTAATTGTCCCATTGATAGGACTTTCGGCCAATATCTTAATCATCAGTATCTTAACAATAGcatcaaaatcaaaagcatGCAACATGCATCGATCATAtcttaatagattttattatatatcagtcattattcattctcatattttatattttataattttttttataaaatactataaagtgtgaagataaataataattgatgagaagaattattctatcttaattactattaattattgatgcCATAGCTAATTGAAAATTTCCGTACAtatattgaattaaatattgaataaagtattcttatttttatatattagaaaaaagaTGAGGATCCATGTCAACTTCAAGTCCTAAATCTCATTAATTCAAGCAATAATGCTCTAAGTTTGAGACACGAAATATCCATTAATCATGTAACAATACTCAAAATTGTATCTAAACAATCTATAACTTTGCAACCCAAAGTGACAGAGTCGTGGGAACATTTTACATGCTTAATTCATACCGACACTATTAACGGATACTGTTCATGTGAGTGTCTCGTGTGAGACCTCCGAAATCTTCTAAACTGGGTTGATTGGGataaagaataatgataatTGACCATCTGAAATTTATAGCtcagatgaatttttttatgtggcAGCACCAGGTAATGTGccatgtgatttattaaaaaaaacacaaacacatgAAAGCTAAGATTTTAACATTCATCTTTTGTGTTTTTGGAcgttattttgttttgaatgtattttttttaaaaaaatgacatttgcAATCCATGAGTATCCAAGCCCCCCGCGCACTTTCTTTGATAAAAGTGGATAATTTTGCAGACCCGcatgacaaaattattttttaatgatgaattctaatttttttttaaagaaagtataGAATTTGTACACTttaagactatatataatattactcattttatttttatttttataataaactatGTGACACTACATGATAACTTCATGTCAAGAGGGCATCTGACTGATAATATTCCAATAACCTAGTCTCAATGATAAAAGGCGTAAGATTGacaaaaaatttgttaaaacGAAAGGCTTCGATCAATTTATCTATGATCCTTATGACCAACTCACATGAAGGTTGCCAAGATCCTTTGGATCAATTGgaaatcttgattttttacTAAGAGAATTAAGGATCGAATTCCCCGCCCcatgtattaaaaaacaaaaaaaactcacaTGAAGGTTGTGGAATTCAGATATTTACGCCTGACAAAAGTGGAGGAGCTTGAGtggaagaataaaaaattctactcgtcatttttatatcaaacactacgcatgattttatttatttatttatttattaaatgtgtggacgtataaatgatgagtagaaaaaattttttagtttaacaagaataaaataaataaatttaaataaataaatatgatgtgtaatatatagatgatgagtaaaatggCTCATCACACCAATATTACATTCAAAACGAGGCTTTTAAAGCCCTATTATTTTTGGAACGAACTCTTCTCTTAAACCTGACCTCTCTCAAACCTGACCTTGGGCTGAGGTCGAACGGGAGATATCGCTGAAATTCTGAAATAAGATCTAGCCCAATCAAGGCCCAAAATGAATTCTCACTCCAAATTGAATGACACTCCAATACGCAGCGTTTTGCAGACTCCCACTCCCGCCCTGAGAGAGCCATTTTCAAACTCTGCCGAATCCCCGATACCTGTGAATCAGAGCATGGGTTCCAAGGCAGGTTGAGACAGAGAAATCCCTAATTTTTCTACTTCggtttttctctcattttcaattgtttttttttatatattttacatccAAACGTTTACATACACTCgcattatatgaaataatgtatAATGTGTGTATTTATTTTCAGGTGGAAATTCCAGTGACCTATGGGCAGAAATCGTAGCCACTGAAAACCAACAACAAAAGCAACAAGTTGAAGTGATttacagaagaagaagaacccagAAAACCCCTCAAGATGTAGACTTGTACGGTCTTCAGCATTCATATTCTCCTCCTTTTTGAATTGctgtttattatttgttatttttgtattctattgtttttttttttcaggaagCAGCCGATTTTAAGTCGTCGGAATGGGAATCGGATGAGTTTGGCGGGCGAGGCCGCCAACAAGCGAGTTAGTTGGAACCGGTCCCTTTCCACCAGGTTATAAAATTGGGCTCCGgtcttttatgtttaaaatttgtgaatttctttaaaagaaaattgttttgttttgggttaACGTTCGGTTTGCTTGTTTTATAAGTTTTTTGGGTGTGCCGTTTTTCGTGGTTGTATCCGTTGGCTTATTTATTCTTGATTTACTTTTCTGTTTAAAAGAGCCATGCTGATCACTTCCACCATGATAAACTTTAGAAGTGTGTGAGCAGGAAATCTTATGGCATATCTATTTTCTGATATCAGTTTTTTGGTGGTGGGATTTGAGgaagaaaaccaaaaatttaCAATTAGTTCGTGATTATGCTTGGATTCAGTTCTCTATTGCACGCGAATGTTCTTTACCTTGATGGCTGCTTTGAGTTTTGTCAGTTGTATATCTGCATGTTTCATGTTGGATGCATACTTCAACTGACATATTTCAACGAAAGGAAGCTGCAAACATTGACCTATTATGTGGATTACTGAGAGATTACTCATTCTGTTTGGTTTTAGTATGCTTATCGGAAATAGGCTGCATCATACTGACTAATGAGAGacatatttacttttatgttttCCCTGAACAGTTGACATATATCTTCGTGTTTCCTGTGGTTTGTTCTAACGTTAACTGTTGTCGCAttgtatgttttaatttaattttctgtttgaCAGAGGAAGGACAAGTATTGCTGTTGGTACTTGCGTGGATTATCAGCCTCAAGGGAAGCAGGCTAGACGAAAAGGAAAACCTGCTCTACCCAAAGTATGACTCTTTTACCTTGGTTTTTCAGTGGTATTACCTCAAGTGTTATTATCCTTTCCAGTTTAGTAAAACGATTACGCTGTTGGTCTGTGGTTTTCCAGTTGTTGTTCTTAGTATTTTGCAGTAACTTCATGATGTCTTATCGCTTTGAATTTTCAAGGGAAAATTTGTACAAGCTCCAACTTTTGAGAAGGAGAGGGCATACTTTCAAGAGGTCGATGCCTTTGAGCTGTTGGAGGAGAGTCCCTCGCCCAAGAACTTCAGTACATGGGCCAAGGGCACTCAAACTAACAATATTGCAATACCACGTTTGTCCTCAAGACTAGAGAAATGGCTGATTTCGAGGAAATTAAACCATACTTGTGGACCTTCCAGCACACTGTCGAAGATATTAGAAACTCCAGCCATGCCCTTGGAACCTATATGTGGCGATGATTTAAATTCCTCAAATTTGAGAACTCCAGAAAAATCTTCTATGAAGACTAATTCGAAGTTGCTTGCGGTCCATAGCAGATTAAGTTCGATTTTAGCTGATAAAGATGCACTTGAGAGGGATCACAAttcaaaatatagaaatttagtATCAGGGAGTGAGGGTCAAAGGTGTTGTGAAGATTTAGAGGTTGCTGTCAGGAAACTCTCTCTGGCATCAACGTCGGTTTCCTTTGATGGTGATCAGTTGGATCCCTTTGCCGCATTATTAGCAGTTTGTGGACAGCCATCTCCTTCAAAGCTAAAGGATGTATTCTTCAAGTATTGGTTTGTCACTTATTCCCAACTTGTCAGTGTATGAGTATATATTTCACATACATGGTCACCCTGGTTGATTTCCTCGATGCTCTTCCATAAGTTTGTCATGAGTTTCATGCATAATATTAACTTATGTTTTTACTCAAAACGGCAGTTTCTTTATGTTTGACTATTTTCTGTCGCTGCTTCTTCCAGAGTTGACTATTATGCCACTTTTGTGATTTTATTCTCAAGGTATACGTTTATGGATTATCTCTTAATTGAGTGTGTGCAAATAAAAGCTTGTCGCTTAATAAGGGTTGTTCTCTTTCCTGTGTGCTTTCAGAACTTTTCAGAACTTGAGCTGCCCAAGCAAGGCAAATGGTAAAACCTAGAGAGAATCACTAtatagtatttgtttttttatgataataatAAGTAATTAGGGTATACAAACATAAGATTGCTCTGCTTCACGTGGTAATTAACACTGAAAATGTATGTTTTGACTCCTGGTAAGTTTTCCATGCTTTAAAATCTTTTGGATGCTTGTTAGCTTTAGTTTTGTAAAGATGGCATATGAGCTTGTGGAGAAAATTAGGAGGCATCAACCTAGGTTGTAATTTCTACGTGTTTCAGTCATTTGAGTGGTTTAGGAATAGGTCCTTTGTAGTAATATCATTGCAATTGTAACCTTATTGCTTTAGCTCGTGACACTTAACTTGTTGTCTTCCTTTTTGCATGagttttcctttgaatttgGTACTGCATTCTGAAGCTGATTAGAGATAAAACTTTCCTGCTCCAGTGAACTGGGAAATATCGCTAAAATTGGTGAAGGTACTTATGGAGAAGCATTTAAAGCTAGCAACTATGTTTGCAAAATAGTTCCTATTGACGGAGACTTGAGAGTGAATGGGGAAGTGCAGAAGGTACTTATCACGCTTCATTTATTGTTTCTTCAATCTGTTTCGGGTCAACATAAGGATAGCGGCTGGACACTTGCCAATGCCAGAAATATCTCGATGCCTACCTTTTGAAAATCGCTAAGTTTCCTGACGGAAATCATCTGAGGCCGTCCTCTATTATTTGAGTGCTAACATTTCTTCAAATGTTCAAGAGGGGAAAAACTAAAAGATGAAGGATAAGATGTCACTGTTTAGAAAAGAGGAGAATTCATTTCGAAAATACTTGTGGTATTTTGGGATGAATGGACTGTAAATGTCTTTTACTGTGCTGGgcttcaattttataaaaacttttgGTTGACTGTAGTTAACAAGTCTTGATTTATTTCTGAACCATAGTTTTGGTGCTCCAGAGGTCAGAAGAATTGCTTGAGGAGGTCATTCTTTCTCGAACTCTCAACTGTTTAAGAGGTTGCGACGGTGATGTTTATAACGCGTGCACCACATTCATAGAAACAATAGAGTATGTATTCCTCCTAGTATGTTCAAAAGCTT
Protein-coding sequences here:
- the LOC108987859 gene encoding serine/threonine-protein kinase haspin homolog isoform X1, with product MGSKAGGNSSDLWAEIVATENQQQKQQVEVIYRRRRTQKTPQDVDLKQPILSRRNGNRMSLAGEAANKRVSWNRSLSTRGRTSIAVGTCVDYQPQGKQARRKGKPALPKGKFVQAPTFEKERAYFQEVDAFELLEESPSPKNFSTWAKGTQTNNIAIPRLSSRLEKWLISRKLNHTCGPSSTLSKILETPAMPLEPICGDDLNSSNLRTPEKSSMKTNSKLLAVHSRLSSILADKDALERDHNSKYRNLVSGSEGQRCCEDLEVAVRKLSLASTSVSFDGDQLDPFAALLAVCGQPSPSKLKDVFFKYCELGNIAKIGEGTYGEAFKASNYVCKIVPIDGDLRVNGEVQKRSEELLEEVILSRTLNCLRGCDGDVYNACTTFIETIDLKVCQGSYDSALIKAWEDWDENNGSENDHPKEFPEKQCYVVFVLEHGGKDLESFILLNFDEARSLLVQVTAALAVAEAAYEFEHRDLHWGNILLRRNDSETLQFILEGKHISVRTFGLLISIIDFTLSRINTGEEILFLDLASDPDLFNGPKGDRQSETYRKMKELTDDCWDGSFPRTNVLWLLYLVDILLLKKSFERNSKNERDLRALKKRLDKYQSAKEAIFDPFFSELLIMACE
- the LOC108987859 gene encoding serine/threonine-protein kinase haspin homolog isoform X2, with translation MGSKAGGNSSDLWAEIVATENQQQKQQVEVIYRRRRTQKTPQDVDLKQPILSRRNGNRMSLAGEAANKRVSWNRSLSTRGRTSIAVGTCVDYQPQGKQARRKGKPALPKGKFVQAPTFEKERAYFQEVDAFELLEESPSPKNFSTWAKGTQTNNIAIPRLSSRLEKWLISRKLNHTCGPSSTLSKILETPAMPLEPICGDDLNSSNLRTPEKSSMKTNSKLLAVHSRLSSILADKDALERDHNSKYRNLVSGSEGQRCCEDLEVAVRKLSLASTSVSFDGDQLDPFAALLAVCGQPSPSKLKDVFFNELGNIAKIGEGTYGEAFKASNYVCKIVPIDGDLRVNGEVQKRSEELLEEVILSRTLNCLRGCDGDVYNACTTFIETIDLKVCQGSYDSALIKAWEDWDENNGSENDHPKEFPEKQCYVVFVLEHGGKDLESFILLNFDEARSLLVQVTAALAVAEAAYEFEHRDLHWGNILLRRNDSETLQFILEGKHISVRTFGLLISIIDFTLSRINTGEEILFLDLASDPDLFNGPKGDRQSETYRKMKELTDDCWDGSFPRTNVLWLLYLVDILLLKKSFERNSKNERDLRALKKRLDKYQSAKEAIFDPFFSELLIMACE
- the LOC108987859 gene encoding serine/threonine-protein kinase haspin homolog isoform X3 — protein: MSLAGEAANKRVSWNRSLSTRGRTSIAVGTCVDYQPQGKQARRKGKPALPKGKFVQAPTFEKERAYFQEVDAFELLEESPSPKNFSTWAKGTQTNNIAIPRLSSRLEKWLISRKLNHTCGPSSTLSKILETPAMPLEPICGDDLNSSNLRTPEKSSMKTNSKLLAVHSRLSSILADKDALERDHNSKYRNLVSGSEGQRCCEDLEVAVRKLSLASTSVSFDGDQLDPFAALLAVCGQPSPSKLKDVFFKYCELGNIAKIGEGTYGEAFKASNYVCKIVPIDGDLRVNGEVQKRSEELLEEVILSRTLNCLRGCDGDVYNACTTFIETIDLKVCQGSYDSALIKAWEDWDENNGSENDHPKEFPEKQCYVVFVLEHGGKDLESFILLNFDEARSLLVQVTAALAVAEAAYEFEHRDLHWGNILLRRNDSETLQFILEGKHISVRTFGLLISIIDFTLSRINTGEEILFLDLASDPDLFNGPKGDRQSETYRKMKELTDDCWDGSFPRTNVLWLLYLVDILLLKKSFERNSKNERDLRALKKRLDKYQSAKEAIFDPFFSELLIMACE